Proteins encoded by one window of Methylovirgula ligni:
- a CDS encoding amino acid ABC transporter substrate-binding protein, whose product MKTALLRLAFLLSLGLAAVFAAGAASAGTLDQVKQRGYLNCGSNPGLAGFGLPDSNGNWTGLDVDFCRAIASAIFDDPNKVKFIPLTAKDRFTALQSGEVDVLAHNTTWTVSREAGQGLLFTGINYYDGQGFMIHNRLNISSALELSGASICVQQGTTSELNLADFFHSHQMQYESVAFATSDEALKAYDTGRCDAFTTDSSALYIERLKLANPSQNIILPEIISKEPFSPAVRQGDDQWFNIVKWVGFAMFDAEEAGITSKNVDEKINSDDPTARRLLGVEGDFGQSLGLTKDWAYRFIKAVGNYGESFDRNLGVDSKLGIKRGINALWTHGGIQYAPPVR is encoded by the coding sequence ATGAAAACCGCATTGCTTAGACTGGCCTTTCTCCTTTCGCTCGGCCTTGCCGCCGTCTTTGCAGCCGGGGCGGCTTCGGCCGGTACGCTCGACCAGGTCAAGCAGCGCGGTTATCTCAATTGCGGTTCCAATCCGGGCCTCGCCGGTTTCGGTCTGCCCGATTCCAACGGCAATTGGACCGGGCTGGACGTCGATTTCTGCCGCGCCATCGCCTCGGCGATCTTTGATGATCCAAACAAAGTGAAATTCATTCCGTTGACGGCCAAGGATCGCTTCACTGCCCTGCAATCGGGCGAGGTCGATGTGCTCGCGCATAACACGACCTGGACGGTTTCGCGCGAGGCGGGGCAGGGCCTGCTGTTTACTGGCATCAACTATTACGACGGCCAGGGCTTCATGATTCACAACAGGCTGAACATATCCTCGGCGCTCGAGCTGTCCGGCGCATCGATCTGTGTGCAGCAGGGCACGACCAGCGAATTGAATCTCGCCGATTTCTTCCATTCGCATCAGATGCAGTATGAATCGGTCGCCTTCGCTACGTCCGATGAGGCGCTGAAAGCCTACGACACGGGCCGCTGCGATGCCTTTACCACCGATTCTTCGGCGCTCTACATCGAGCGGCTGAAACTCGCCAATCCCAGCCAGAATATCATCCTGCCCGAGATCATCTCGAAGGAACCGTTCAGCCCGGCGGTACGCCAGGGCGATGACCAATGGTTCAATATCGTCAAATGGGTGGGCTTCGCCATGTTCGACGCCGAAGAGGCGGGCATCACCTCGAAGAACGTCGACGAAAAGATAAATTCCGATGATCCGACCGCGCGGCGCCTGCTCGGTGTCGAGGGCGATTTCGGTCAATCGCTGGGGCTGACGAAGGATTGGGCCTATCGCTTCATCAAGGCGGTCGGCAATTACGGCGAGAGCTTCGACCGCAACCTCGGCGTCGATTCCAAACTTGGCATAAAGCGCGGCATCAATGCGCTGTGGACACACGGCGGCATCCAATATGCGCCGCCGGTGCGCTGA
- a CDS encoding amino acid ABC transporter permease, which translates to MATLSGAFRRGNAAHSALVQIAFVLGLGFLVYEAATLALAHMREHHIPTDFGFWNERAGFDIDPHLIAYSFTSTYGRAFFVGLINTLVVSAVGVVFASLLGFAIGAARLSTNLVIAKFAGFYIEAFRNVPLLLQILFWYNGVLKALPAPRASLAFPGHIFLNDRGLFMPAPTLSPLGLSLPVFHGFNFIGGMKLSPEFVALTLSLVLYTATFIAEIVRAGIAGVPKGQGEAAAALGLNAVQARKFVIVPQALRLIVPPLTSQYLNLFKNSSLAVFIGYPDLVQVFAGTVLNQTGAAVPVITVTMAVYLFVSLLGSLAMNLFNRRIAGAVH; encoded by the coding sequence GTGGCGACGCTGAGCGGCGCGTTCCGGCGCGGCAACGCGGCGCATAGTGCGCTCGTACAAATCGCTTTCGTCCTTGGCCTTGGCTTCCTCGTCTATGAAGCCGCCACGCTCGCGCTCGCGCATATGCGCGAGCATCATATCCCGACCGATTTCGGCTTCTGGAACGAGCGCGCCGGATTCGACATCGATCCGCATCTGATCGCCTATTCCTTCACCTCGACCTATGGGCGCGCGTTTTTCGTCGGGCTCATCAACACGCTCGTCGTCAGTGCGGTCGGCGTTGTTTTTGCGAGCCTTCTCGGCTTCGCGATCGGCGCGGCGCGCCTCTCGACCAATCTCGTCATCGCAAAATTTGCAGGCTTCTATATCGAAGCGTTCCGCAATGTGCCGCTGCTGCTGCAGATCCTGTTCTGGTACAATGGCGTGCTGAAAGCCTTGCCGGCACCGCGCGCGTCACTGGCCTTTCCCGGCCATATTTTTCTCAACGATCGCGGCCTGTTCATGCCGGCGCCGACGTTGTCGCCGCTGGGCCTTTCGCTGCCGGTGTTTCACGGCTTCAATTTCATCGGCGGCATGAAGCTCTCACCGGAATTCGTCGCGCTGACGCTCTCGCTCGTTCTTTATACCGCGACCTTCATCGCTGAGATCGTCCGTGCCGGCATCGCCGGCGTGCCGAAAGGGCAGGGCGAGGCCGCCGCCGCGCTCGGTCTCAACGCCGTACAAGCGCGCAAATTCGTCATCGTGCCGCAAGCCCTGCGGCTCATCGTGCCCCCGCTGACGAGCCAATATCTGAATCTCTTCAAGAATTCGTCGCTGGCCGTGTTCATCGGCTATCCGGACCTCGTGCAGGTCTTCGCTGGGACGGTCCTCAATCAGACCGGTGCGGCTGTGCCCGTCATCACCGTGACCATGGCCGTCTACCTCTTCGTTTCGCTGCTCGGCTCGCTGGCGATGAATCTCTTCAACCGCCGGATTGCGGGAGCCGTGCATTGA
- the metC gene encoding cystathionine beta-lyase, giving the protein MTKSDESRPLKDRTKLVHAGRHPFEQHGFINTPVYRGSTVLYRSYADLVARNAKYTYGTHGTPTTDALETAWTEITGAAGTVLAPSGLSAVALALLTVVKAGDHILVSDSVYQPTRSFCERFLTRIGVETTFYDPWLGEDIASLIRPNTSVIFLETPGSQTFEIQDVPAIVAVAAAKGLCTILDNTWATPLFFQAHGFGVDLVVEAGTKYLSGHADLLLGLVSANARWFPRLHATFDLFANCPGPEDVFLALRGLRSLELRLREAERQGLALATWLVERPEVARVLHPALPDCPGHAIWKRDFRGSSGLFSAFLKPTSQKALAAFLDGLKLFGMGYSWGGYESLVIPFDCSSYRSATKFAPEGPALRFSIGLEDPDDLKADLAAGFERLKAAG; this is encoded by the coding sequence ATGACGAAATCGGACGAGAGCAGGCCTTTGAAGGACCGCACCAAACTGGTGCATGCGGGCCGCCACCCGTTCGAGCAGCATGGTTTCATCAATACGCCGGTCTATCGCGGCTCGACCGTGCTTTACCGCTCCTATGCCGATCTCGTCGCCCGCAATGCCAAATATACTTACGGCACGCACGGCACGCCGACGACCGACGCGCTGGAAACGGCGTGGACCGAGATCACCGGCGCCGCTGGCACTGTGCTCGCCCCCTCGGGCCTTTCCGCCGTCGCGCTCGCGCTGCTCACTGTGGTGAAAGCAGGCGATCACATCCTCGTCAGCGATTCCGTCTATCAGCCGACGCGCAGTTTCTGCGAGCGATTCCTAACCCGGATCGGCGTCGAAACGACCTTCTACGATCCCTGGCTGGGCGAAGACATCGCGTCTCTCATCCGGCCCAATACCAGCGTCATTTTTCTTGAAACGCCCGGCTCGCAGACATTCGAGATTCAGGACGTGCCGGCGATCGTCGCGGTCGCCGCCGCGAAGGGACTCTGCACCATTCTCGATAATACCTGGGCGACACCGCTGTTCTTCCAGGCGCATGGCTTCGGCGTCGATCTCGTCGTCGAGGCGGGCACCAAATATCTTTCCGGCCACGCCGATCTCCTGCTCGGGCTCGTCTCGGCCAATGCGCGCTGGTTCCCGCGTCTGCATGCGACTTTCGATCTCTTCGCCAATTGCCCCGGTCCCGAAGATGTCTTCCTCGCCTTGCGCGGGCTGCGCAGCCTTGAGTTGCGCCTGCGCGAGGCGGAGCGACAGGGTTTGGCCCTCGCCACTTGGCTCGTCGAACGGCCGGAGGTCGCCCGCGTCCTGCATCCGGCTTTGCCCGATTGCCCCGGACATGCGATCTGGAAGCGCGATTTCCGCGGCTCATCGGGGCTGTTTTCGGCGTTCCTCAAACCTACGTCGCAAAAAGCGCTCGCCGCCTTTCTCGACGGGTTGAAGCTCTTCGGCATGGGCTATTCCTGGGGCGGCTATGAGAGCCTCGTCATTCCCTTCGACTGCAGCTCCTACCGGTCGGCGACCAAATTCGCGCCTGAGGGGCCGGCGCTGCGCTTTTCCATCGGCCTCGAAGATCCCGACGACCTCAAGGCCGATCTCGCGGCCGGTTTTGAGCGGCTCAAGGCGGCAGGCTGA
- a CDS encoding amino acid ABC transporter ATP-binding protein, with amino-acid sequence MTQTPAVEIEHLNKWYGRFHALRDINLTVAQGERIVICGPSGSGKSTLIRCVNGLEGFQEGRLAVDGIELTPASIAAVRRDVGMVFQHFNLFGHLTVLQNCTLAPIEVRKMDRRAAEDLARHYLTRVKIADHADKYPAQLSGGEQQRVAIARALCMSPRIMLFDEPTSALDPEAVKDVLDLIMALTVEEKMTMLCVTHEMGFARQVADRVIFMAGGEIVEINAPEAFFSAPQHARTKLFLSQILR; translated from the coding sequence ATGACCCAGACGCCCGCCGTCGAGATCGAGCATCTCAACAAATGGTATGGCCGCTTTCATGCCTTGCGCGACATCAATCTGACGGTCGCGCAGGGCGAGCGCATCGTCATCTGCGGGCCCTCAGGCTCGGGAAAATCGACGCTGATCCGCTGCGTTAATGGACTCGAAGGCTTCCAGGAGGGCAGGCTCGCCGTCGACGGGATTGAACTGACACCCGCCTCAATCGCCGCCGTGCGGCGCGATGTCGGCATGGTCTTCCAGCACTTCAATCTCTTCGGTCATCTCACTGTATTGCAGAATTGCACGCTGGCGCCGATCGAGGTGCGCAAGATGGACCGGCGCGCCGCGGAAGATCTCGCCCGGCATTATCTGACGCGCGTGAAAATTGCCGATCACGCCGACAAATATCCGGCGCAGCTCTCGGGCGGGGAGCAGCAGCGCGTCGCTATCGCCCGCGCGCTCTGCATGAGCCCCAGGATCATGCTGTTCGACGAGCCGACATCGGCGCTCGATCCCGAGGCGGTGAAAGACGTACTCGACCTCATCATGGCGCTCACGGTCGAGGAAAAGATGACCATGCTCTGCGTGACGCACGAAATGGGCTTTGCGCGCCAGGTGGCCGACCGGGTGATCTTTATGGCCGGGGGCGAAATCGTCGAAATCAACGCGCCGGAAGCGTTTTTCAGTGCGCCGCAACATGCGCGCACGAAGCTATTCCTGAGCCAGATCTTGCGCTGA
- a CDS encoding amino acid ABC transporter permease — translation MTQAFVRAAPAPQLPPPKQADGRVAALSRNLLGSPKSLALTFGALVLVIWAVPDLLRYFIFGAVWHGDAVTCRATDGACWPFIAEKLPYFVYGSYPLDQRWRVDLVFAVGGLLIVWLLAPRAPARRLGLWLAFLVYPVLAFVLLYGWPALGLPRVASDLWGGMLVTLIVSAVGIVVSLPLGILLAFGRRFGPLAVRLTSVAFIEFMRGVPMIAVLFMANTMLPLFLPEGVEPDRLVRPLVGVALFASAYMAEVVRGGLQAIARGQNEAGQALGLRFWAIQRLVILPQVLRLTIPAITNTFIGLFKDTTLVATVGIFDFLRTVDSARLDPNWSGPTITPTAYAFAALVYFVCCFSLSRYAQGLERRLAAGYGRDRFQ, via the coding sequence TTGACACAGGCTTTCGTCCGCGCCGCGCCCGCGCCCCAACTGCCGCCGCCGAAGCAGGCCGATGGGCGCGTGGCGGCATTGTCGCGCAATCTCCTCGGTTCGCCGAAATCGCTCGCACTCACGTTCGGCGCTTTGGTGCTCGTCATATGGGCGGTGCCCGATCTCCTGCGCTATTTTATCTTCGGCGCCGTCTGGCATGGCGATGCCGTCACTTGCCGCGCCACGGATGGCGCGTGCTGGCCGTTCATCGCCGAGAAGCTGCCTTATTTCGTCTATGGCTCCTATCCGCTCGATCAGCGCTGGCGGGTCGATCTTGTCTTCGCCGTTGGCGGGCTTTTAATCGTTTGGCTGTTGGCGCCGCGTGCGCCGGCGCGGCGACTCGGCCTGTGGCTCGCCTTTCTCGTCTATCCCGTCCTCGCCTTCGTACTGCTCTACGGCTGGCCGGCACTCGGCCTGCCGCGCGTTGCCAGCGATCTCTGGGGCGGGATGCTCGTCACCTTGATCGTCTCCGCCGTCGGCATCGTCGTCTCGCTGCCGCTCGGGATTCTGCTCGCGTTCGGGCGGCGCTTCGGCCCCCTGGCCGTGCGGCTGACCTCGGTTGCCTTCATCGAATTCATGCGCGGCGTACCGATGATCGCGGTGCTGTTCATGGCCAATACGATGCTGCCTTTGTTCCTGCCCGAGGGCGTCGAGCCCGACAGGCTGGTGCGGCCGCTCGTCGGCGTCGCGCTCTTTGCGTCGGCCTATATGGCGGAAGTCGTGCGCGGCGGCCTTCAGGCTATCGCCAGAGGACAGAACGAGGCCGGGCAGGCGCTCGGCTTGCGATTCTGGGCGATCCAGCGTCTCGTCATCCTGCCGCAGGTGCTGCGGCTGACGATCCCGGCGATCACCAATACTTTCATCGGCCTCTTCAAGGACACGACGCTCGTCGCCACCGTCGGCATTTTCGATTTTCTGCGGACCGTAGATTCGGCGCGGCTCGATCCCAATTGGTCCGGCCCGACGATCACGCCGACGGCCTATGCTTTCGCGGCGCTCGTCTATTTCGTCTGCTGCTTCAGCCTGTCGCGCTATGCGCAAGGACTTGAGCGGCGGCTCGCGGCGGGCTACGGCCGCGATCGATTCCAATAA